The following are encoded in a window of Phaseolus vulgaris cultivar G19833 chromosome 3, P. vulgaris v2.0, whole genome shotgun sequence genomic DNA:
- the LOC137808376 gene encoding scarecrow-like protein 15 has protein sequence MRVPSSPQPNTHSPNPNLLLHTLPNTTNPTFTYEPTSVLDLCRSPSPEKKPTVPKPEPQHNTNNITTITTTNNNNLDLDDHVLPNSDWWESIMKDLALPEDSPTPLSKPNNINPCIPDFPPSHDPPFDHPPDFTSLSEIYNQNLPYNYTTTNALDHSFQDLNHHHHNPTNNVNNNWDFIEELIRAADCFDSSHFQLAQAILERLNNRLIRSPMAKPLHRAAFHFKDALHSILSGSNRAGSNRLSSMAEIVQTIKTFKAFSGISPIPMFSIFTTNQALLETLNGSSFVHVIDFEIGLGIQYASLMKEIAEKAAGASPLLRITAVVPEEYAVESRLVRENLNQFAHDLGIRAQVDFVPLRTFETVSFKAVRFVDGEKIAVLLSPSIFCRLGSGGANVGAFLADVRRMAPGVVVFVDGEGWTEATAAASFRRGVVNSLEFYSMMLDSLDASVAAGGGGEWVRRIEMLLLRPKIFAAVESARRRAPPWREAFYGAGMRPVQLSQFADYQAECLLAKVQIRGFHVDKRHAELVLCWHERAMVATSAWRC, from the coding sequence ATGAGAGTTCCCTCATCCCCACAGCCCAACACCCATTCTCCCAACCCAAACCTCCTCCTCCACACCCTCCCTAACACCACCAATCCCACCTTCACCTACGAACCCACCTCCGTCCTCGACCTCTGCCGCAGCCCCAGCCCTGAAAAGAAACCAACTGTCCCCAAGCCAGAACCACAACATAACACCAACAACATCACCACCATCACCACCACCAACAACAACAACCTAGACCTGGACGATCATGTCTTGCCAAATTCAGATTGGTGGGAGTCCATCATGAAGGACCTAGCCTTACCCGAAGATTCTCCCACACCCCTCTCCAAGCCTAACAACATCAACCCATGCATCCCTGATTTTCCACCTTCTCATGATCCACCCTTTGATCACCCTCCAGACTTCACCTCGCTGTCAGAAATTTACAACCAAAACCTCCCCTACAACTACACCACCACCAACGCTTTGGACCATTCCTTTCAAGACCTcaaccaccaccaccacaacCCCACCAACAACGTTAACAACAACTGGGACTTCATCGAAGAGCTTATCCGGGCCGCCGATTGCTTCGACAGCAGCCACTTCCAACTTGCTCAAGCCATACTCGAACGCCTCAACAACCGCCTCATTCGCTCACCCATGGCCAAGCCACTCCACCGAGCTGCGTTTCACTTCAAAGATGCTCTCCATTCCATTCTCTCCGGTTCCAACCGTGCCGGTTCCAATCGCCTCTCCTCCATGGCCGAGATTGTTCAGACCATCAAAACGTTCAAGGCCTTTTCGGGAATCTCTCCCATCCCAATGTTCTCTATCTTCACCACCAACCAGGCCTTGCTCGAAACCCTAAACGGATCCTCCTTCGTCCACGTCATCGATTTCGAGATCGGGCTCGGAATCCAATACGCCTCTCTCATGAAAGAGATCGCAGAGAAGGCTGCCGGAGCTTCGCCACTCCTCCGCATCACCGCCGTCGTGCCAGAGGAGTACGCCGTCGAGAGCCGCCTCGTCCGCGAGAATCTCAACCAGTTTGCGCATGACCTCGGGATCCGCGCACAGGTGGACTTTGTCCCGCTTCGGACCTTTGAGACGGTGTCGTTCAAGGCAGTAAGGTTCGTCGACGGCGAGAAGATTGCGGTGCTGCTGTCACCGTCGATCTTCTGCCGCCTCGGATCCGGCGGAGCCAACGTCGGCGCGTTCCTCGCTGACGTGAGGAGGATGGCTCCCGGAGTGGTGGTGTTTGTGGACGGCGAGGGGTGGACGGAGGCCACAGCTGCCGCGTCTTTCCGGCGCGGCGTGGTGAACAGCTTGGAGTTTTACTCGATGATGCTCGACTCGCTGGATGCGTCTGTGGCGGCGGGAGGAGGCGGCGAGTGGGTGAGGAGGATCGAAATGCTTCTGCTGCGGCCTAAGATCTTCGCAGCGGTGGAAAGCGCAAGGAGGAGGGCGCCACCGTGGAGGGAGGCATTTTACGGCGCCGGAATGAGGCCGGTGCAGCTGAGCCAGTTCGCCGATTATCAAGCGGAGTGTTTGCTGGCGAAGGTGCAAATCAGAGGGTTCCACGTGGACAAACGGCATGCTGAGTTGGTGCTGTGCTGGCACGAACGAGCCATGGTTGCGACGTCAGCTTGGCGGTGCTAG
- the LOC137805970 gene encoding disease resistance response protein 206-like: MGAKVALFVFFTFFALCSTFPLQRKQYAPCKHLVLFFHDIIYNGRNALNATSAIIAAPQGANLTKLTNNFHFGNLVVFDDPVTLDNNLHSEPVGRAQGFYIYDTKNTYTAYLGFNFALNSANHQGTITVAGADPTLKKTRDISVTGGTGDFFMHRGIATIMTDAFEGDVYFRLRVEIKFYECW, from the coding sequence ATGGGTGCCAAAGTTGCCCTCTTTGTTTTCTTCACCTTCTTTGCTTTATGTTCGACCTTCCCACTCCAGAGGAAGCAATATGCACCATGCAAACACCTGGTCCTCTTCTTCCACGACATCATCTACAATGGAAGGAACGCTCTTAATGCAACCTCCGCAATAATAGCAGCGCCACAAGGTGCCAACCTAACCAAACTGACAAACAACTTCCATTTCGGAAATCTAGTAGTTTTCGATGACCCCGTCACCTTGGACAACAACCTTCACTCCGAACCTGTTGGTAGGGCACAGGGCTTCTACATTTACGACACCAAGAACACTTACACTGCGTACCTCGGATTCAACTTTGCTCTCAATAGCGCAAATCATCAGGGAACCATCACCGTCGCTGGAGCTGACCCCACCTTGAAGAAGACCAGAGACATCTCAGTCACAGGTGGCACTGGAGATTTCTTCATGCATAGAGGAATCGCCACCATCATGACCGATGCTTTTGAAGGTGATGTTTATTTCCGCCTTCGTGTTGAAATCAAGTTTTATGAGTGTTGGTGa